A genomic window from Lotus japonicus ecotype B-129 chromosome 1, LjGifu_v1.2 includes:
- the LOC130724468 gene encoding CST complex subunit TEN1 isoform X1: MAFFEVKSGALVSLQDLHPSSPFFKQGASIRIIGKLREYSIETGLAIVVDGDSILKVSTEHLRDLTFQVGSVYQFIGELLIQPDNEGVLQARVGRNVDGIDLNLYHQSLLLLKQFQANHLNNPAT; this comes from the exons ATGGCATTTTTTGAAGTAAAATCTGGTGCATTGGTTTCTTTACAAGACCTGCATCCGTCATCTCCTTTTTTCAAGCAAGGAGCTTCGATCAGAATAATTGGAAA GTTACGCGAATACTCTATAGAGACAGGACTGGCCATAGTTGTTGACGGTGATAGCATTCTAAAAGTTAGCACTGAGCATCTCAGGGACCTTACCTTTCAAGTTGGCTCTGTCTACCAATTCATCGGTGAACTCCTTATCCAACCTGATAATGAG GGAGTTTTGCAGGCTCGTGTCGGTAGAAACGTTGATGGGATTGATCTCAATCTTTATCACCAATCCTTGCTGCTTTTGAAACAGTTTCAAGCCAATCATTTAAATAATCCAGCAACTTAA
- the LOC130724468 gene encoding CST complex subunit TEN1 isoform X2: protein MFSNRRWQISLQVLFWLREYSIETGLAIVVDGDSILKVSTEHLRDLTFQVGSVYQFIGELLIQPDNEGVLQARVGRNVDGIDLNLYHQSLLLLKQFQANHLNNPAT, encoded by the exons ATGTTCTCTAATAGAAGATGGCAAATTTCCCTGCAAGTTCTTTTTTG GTTACGCGAATACTCTATAGAGACAGGACTGGCCATAGTTGTTGACGGTGATAGCATTCTAAAAGTTAGCACTGAGCATCTCAGGGACCTTACCTTTCAAGTTGGCTCTGTCTACCAATTCATCGGTGAACTCCTTATCCAACCTGATAATGAG GGAGTTTTGCAGGCTCGTGTCGGTAGAAACGTTGATGGGATTGATCTCAATCTTTATCACCAATCCTTGCTGCTTTTGAAACAGTTTCAAGCCAATCATTTAAATAATCCAGCAACTTAA